Proteins encoded together in one Chitinophaga sp. LS1 window:
- a CDS encoding multidrug effflux MFS transporter, giving the protein MQTSESSSRGKSLLIFILGSLTALGPFSIDMYLPGFDSIAKDLGVTTAEVGLSLSSYFIGISAGQLLYGPLLDRFGRKKPLYFGLCLYILASAGCTLVHSLQGLVILRFFQAIGSCAAAVAAITMVRDLFPVEQNARVFALLMLVVGASPMIAPTVGGYVTLALGWHAVFIILGGLGLLILLASIFLLPESYEPDVNMSLKPGPIISNFLAVIKEPQFYTYTLSGSFAFAGLFAYVSGSPVVFMEIFHLDKTVYGWIFAGLSVGLIGSSQVNSWVLRRYRSDQVVKVAVIAQALTGILFLVGEYQGWYQLPQVIGLLFIFLSCVGFANPNTSALSIAPFKKHAGSAAALMGATQMGIGALASVGVSLFDSHTALPMVMIMAGTAVMSVVVLVIGRRQIKHPIVMHEGDDAIVIH; this is encoded by the coding sequence ATGCAAACATCGGAATCCTCGTCGCGCGGGAAATCCCTTCTTATTTTTATTTTAGGATCACTGACAGCATTAGGACCATTCTCTATTGACATGTATCTTCCAGGCTTTGACTCCATTGCAAAAGACCTGGGGGTGACTACAGCCGAAGTCGGCCTTTCCTTATCCAGTTATTTTATCGGTATCTCTGCCGGACAGTTATTATACGGACCACTGTTAGACCGTTTTGGTCGGAAGAAACCGCTTTACTTTGGGCTTTGTCTTTACATCTTAGCATCTGCGGGTTGTACATTGGTGCATAGCTTGCAGGGGTTGGTGATATTACGTTTCTTCCAGGCTATTGGTAGTTGTGCGGCGGCGGTAGCTGCTATTACGATGGTGAGGGATTTGTTTCCGGTGGAGCAGAATGCGAGGGTATTTGCATTGTTGATGTTAGTGGTAGGAGCTTCTCCTATGATTGCGCCTACAGTAGGTGGTTATGTTACGTTGGCTTTGGGGTGGCATGCGGTGTTTATAATATTAGGTGGATTGGGGCTGTTGATATTACTGGCGAGTATATTTTTATTGCCGGAGAGTTATGAGCCGGATGTGAATATGTCTTTAAAGCCGGGGCCGATAATTAGTAATTTCCTGGCGGTGATAAAGGAGCCGCAGTTTTATACTTATACCTTGTCGGGTTCATTTGCATTTGCGGGATTGTTCGCCTATGTATCGGGTTCGCCGGTGGTGTTCATGGAGATCTTTCATCTGGATAAGACGGTGTATGGCTGGATCTTTGCGGGGTTATCGGTGGGATTGATTGGGTCTAGTCAGGTGAACAGTTGGGTGTTGCGTCGTTATAGAAGTGATCAGGTGGTAAAGGTGGCGGTGATTGCGCAGGCATTGACGGGGATATTATTTTTGGTGGGAGAATATCAGGGGTGGTATCAGTTACCGCAGGTGATAGGGTTGTTATTTATATTTTTGAGTTGTGTGGGTTTTGCAAATCCTAATACGTCGGCATTGTCTATAGCGCCTTTTAAGAAGCATGCGGGTAGTGCGGCGGCGTTGATGGGGGCTACGCAGATGGGAATAGGTGCGTTGGCATCAGTGGGGGTGAGTTTGTTTGATAGTCATACGGCGTTGCCGATGGTGATGATAATGGCAGGTACGGCGGTGATGTCTGTGGTGGTGTTGGTGATAGGGCGCAGGCAGATTAAGCATCCGATTGTGATGCATGAGGGGGATGATGCGATAGTGATACATTAG
- a CDS encoding NAD(P)-dependent oxidoreductase, with protein sequence MKIGWAGLGNMGKPMVKNLVKAGFDVTVYNRTVAKANEFAKETGVKVAATPAELVKDVDCVITMVSDDAALKEIWDQLLAAPLPDGLLAIDMSTVSPDTTKAMAARVREKGIAYLDAPVSGSVKPAEDRQLIILVGGNEADFERAKPVFDSLGKSATLLGDNGAGNYAKLAINAFLGITVQGLAEAVIFAQKHGIGPDKLLPLINEGGVGSGITKIKTPGIINGNFAPAFALKLLAKDIRLAREQGMDTPAGVTLNEALEGAVKEGLGDEDMIAILKYLG encoded by the coding sequence ATGAAAATAGGATGGGCAGGACTCGGTAACATGGGTAAACCTATGGTGAAGAACCTGGTAAAAGCAGGATTTGATGTGACGGTGTATAACCGCACGGTAGCTAAGGCAAATGAATTTGCAAAGGAAACAGGTGTGAAGGTGGCTGCTACGCCGGCGGAACTTGTGAAGGATGTCGATTGTGTTATTACGATGGTATCGGATGATGCAGCGTTGAAGGAGATCTGGGATCAGTTGCTGGCGGCACCGTTACCTGATGGGTTACTGGCGATTGATATGAGTACAGTATCTCCGGATACGACGAAGGCAATGGCGGCTCGTGTCAGAGAGAAGGGGATTGCTTACCTGGATGCGCCTGTATCGGGGAGTGTAAAACCTGCGGAAGATCGTCAGTTGATAATATTGGTAGGAGGGAATGAGGCGGATTTTGAAAGGGCGAAACCGGTGTTTGATAGTTTGGGTAAGTCGGCTACGTTGTTGGGGGATAATGGTGCGGGGAACTATGCGAAACTGGCTATCAATGCGTTTCTGGGTATTACAGTGCAGGGATTGGCAGAGGCGGTGATATTTGCTCAAAAGCATGGTATAGGACCAGATAAGTTGTTACCATTAATAAATGAAGGTGGTGTAGGGAGTGGGATTACGAAGATAAAGACACCGGGGATTATTAATGGGAATTTTGCACCAGCGTTTGCATTGAAGTTGTTGGCAAAGGATATCAGGTTGGCGAGAGAGCAGGGAATGGATACGCCGGCAGGGGTGACATTGAATGAGGCGCTGGAGGGTGCGGTGAAGGAAGGATTGGGAGATGAGGATATGATTGCGATATTGAAGTATTTAGGATGA
- a CDS encoding Dps family protein: MKANIGISEKNTQAVALILNQLLADEQVLFAKTRNYHWNIESPSFMELHKLYERLYTELAETIDEVAERVRKIGHYAEGRLADYLKLANLQEGDYTNDQNTQIRNLLDDHETLIRGVRAHIEKVEDEYKDTGTADFLTGVLKEHEEWAWFLRSYLK, translated from the coding sequence ATGAAAGCTAATATTGGAATCAGCGAAAAGAACACGCAAGCTGTTGCCCTTATCTTAAATCAATTACTGGCAGATGAACAGGTGTTATTTGCGAAGACCCGCAATTATCATTGGAACATCGAGAGCCCTAGTTTTATGGAGTTACATAAGTTGTATGAGAGACTGTACACTGAACTGGCGGAAACGATTGATGAGGTAGCGGAGCGTGTACGTAAGATTGGACATTATGCCGAAGGCCGTCTGGCAGATTATCTGAAACTGGCTAATCTGCAGGAAGGGGATTATACGAATGATCAGAATACCCAGATCAGGAATTTGCTGGATGACCATGAGACGCTTATTCGTGGCGTGCGTGCGCATATAGAGAAGGTGGAGGATGAGTATAAGGATACGGGTACTGCCGATTTCCTGACAGGTGTGTTGAAGGAGCATGAGGAGTGGGCATGGTTCCTGCGTTCTTATTTGAAATAA
- a CDS encoding intradiol ring-cleavage dioxygenase: MERKIFLKNTLAALGLAAVAPLAVSSCGKDTDTTTSTDGTTTDSTTTNTGSTTTSCTVTATETAGPYPTKTPSSYVRSNIVDSQAGVPLTVKITIANTKNSCAALSGALVDIWHCTAVGYYSEYVVNPGGGYSSVDYTSSHFLRGRQTTDSSGLVTFTSIFPGWYSGRAPHIHVHVYNSSGTSLLITQIAFPADVCNTVYTTATDYKAHGTQDTSNTADSIFSDSLANELATVTGSVSAGYTLTHTIYVAA, from the coding sequence ATGGAAAGAAAAATCTTCTTGAAAAACACCCTCGCTGCTTTAGGTTTAGCAGCCGTTGCCCCACTGGCAGTATCGTCCTGCGGAAAAGACACAGATACGACTACCAGCACAGACGGTACTACCACTGACAGCACCACTACCAACACTGGAAGTACAACTACATCCTGCACTGTCACAGCTACTGAAACAGCAGGACCATATCCTACTAAAACCCCATCTTCCTATGTAAGAAGTAACATTGTCGATAGTCAAGCCGGTGTACCACTCACTGTAAAAATCACCATCGCCAATACAAAGAACAGTTGTGCTGCACTCTCCGGTGCACTGGTAGATATATGGCATTGCACCGCTGTGGGCTACTATTCTGAATATGTAGTAAACCCCGGTGGTGGATATTCCAGTGTTGACTATACCTCTTCTCACTTCCTGAGAGGACGTCAGACTACTGACTCCAGCGGATTAGTTACTTTCACCAGTATCTTCCCAGGCTGGTATTCAGGCAGAGCGCCACACATTCATGTGCATGTGTACAATAGCAGCGGTACTTCTCTGCTCATCACTCAGATCGCGTTCCCTGCTGATGTTTGTAACACGGTGTACACCACTGCTACTGACTACAAAGCACACGGTACGCAGGATACATCCAACACTGCCGACTCGATATTCAGTGACTCCCTTGCCAATGAACTCGCTACTGTAACTGGTAGTGTCTCGGCCGGCTATACACTGACACACACCATCTACGTCGCTGCATAA